From the Anaeromyxobacter dehalogenans 2CP-1 genome, the window GCCGAGGGCCGCGCGGTCCGCGTGCAGCGCGCCATCGCCCGCTACCGGCTGGGCCAGTACGCCGCCGCCCGCGCCGAGCTGGAGCGCACCGCCCGCGACGGCCGCATGCCTGCCGAGGCCGCGGTCTGGTACGCGCTGACCGACGTGGCCCAGGGGCGCGCCGCCCGCGGGCGCACCCTGCTGGAGAAGCTCGCCGCCACCCGCTCGCCGCCGCCGCTCGCGCACGTGGCGCTGGGCCGCGCGCTCGAGGCCGAGGGACGCGCCGACGACGCCGAGAAGGCGTACCAGGACGCGATGACCCGCGAGCCGCGCGCGCCCGAGCCGGCGCTCGCGCTCGGCGACCTCTTACTGCGCCGCGGGCGCGCCACCGACGCGCTCCCGGTCCTCGAGAAGGCGGTCGCGCTCGATCCGGCCGAGCCCGAGGCGCGCCGCGCGCTCGGCGCGGCCCGGCTCGCCGGCGGCGAGCCCTCGGCGGCGCGCGCCGAGCTGGACGCGGTGCTGCTGGCCCGGCCGAAGGACGCCGCGGCGCTGCGCCTGCTCTCCGCGGCCTGGCTGGCGGAGTCGCAGCCGGCGGAGGCGCGCCGCGCCGCCGAGCGCGGCCTCGCCGTCGCGCCGCGCGACCCGGCCCTGCTGCTCGCCGGGGCCCGGGCGGCGCAGGCCGACGGCGATCGCGCCGTCGCCCGCGCCCTCGCCGAGCGCGCCCTGAAGGCGGGAGCCCGGGGCGAGGACGCCGCCGAGGCCCGGCTCCTGGCGGCGACCCAGACGGCGAAGCGCAGGTAGCGCGCGCGGCGCTAGCATCGGGGCCATGGCCCTCGCCCCGGTCCGCGCCGCCGTCTTCGACGCTTACGGAACCCTGTTCGACGTGGCCAGCGCCGCCGCCGAGGCGCGCGGCGCGCTCGGCGACCGCTGGCAGCCGCTCGCCGAGCTGTGGCGATCGAAGCAGCTCCAGTACACCTGGCTCCGCAGCCTGGCCGGCCGCCACGCCGACTTCTGGCAGGTGACCGGCGACGCGGTCGACTTCGCGCTCGAGGCGCTCGGCCTCGCCGACGCGGCGCTGCGCGCGCGGCTGATGGAGTCCTACCGCCACCTCGCCGCGTACCCCGAGGCGAAGGACGTCCTCACGCGCCTGCGCGGCGCCGGCGTGCGCCTGGCGGTGCTCTCGAACGGTGCGCCGGCCATGCTCGCGTCCGCGGCGGAGAGCGCCGGGCTCGCCGGCCTGCTCGAGCAGGTCCTCTCGGTGGAGGACGTGGGCGTGTACAAGCCGCACCCGGCCGTCTACCGGCTGGCCGTGGACCGCCTCGGCGTGCCTGCGGCGGAGATCGTGTTCGTCTCCTCGAACGGCTGGGACGCGTTCGGCGCGAAGGCGTTCGGCTACCAGGTGGCCTGGTGCAACCGCGCCGGCCAGCCCGCGGAGCGGCTCCCCGCCGCCCCCGACGCCGAGATCCGCTCGCTCGCCGAGCTGCCGCCGCTGCTGGGCCTGCCGTAGGGCGCTCGCCCTTCGACAGGCTCAGGGCGAGCGGGTCGGAAGCCGCTCGGGCTCAGGGTGAGCGGAGAGGATCCGCTCGTGGTGAGCCCCGTCGAACCGCGAGCGGATCTGGCCCGACCATCCCGTTGGGTCGCACGCGCGGTGAGGGCTTGCGCGGGCCGGCGGCCTGCTAAACACTGAACCATATGGTTCAGTATACGGAGCGGCTCGACACCACGTTCGCGGCGCTCGCGGATGCGACCCGGCGCGGCGTGCTGGAGCGCCTCGGGCGCGGCGACGCCTCCATCGGCGAGCTGGCGACCGGCTTCGAGATGACGCTCACCGGGATGAAGAAGCACGTGCGGGTCCTGGAGGACGCGGGGCTCGTCACGACGGAGAAGGTCGGTCGCGTTCGGAGCTGCAGGCTCGGCCCGCGCCGGCTGGAGGACGAGCTCGCCTGGATGGCGGGGTATCGCCGGATGCTCGAGGCGCGC encodes:
- a CDS encoding haloacid dehalogenase type II, which gives rise to MALAPVRAAVFDAYGTLFDVASAAAEARGALGDRWQPLAELWRSKQLQYTWLRSLAGRHADFWQVTGDAVDFALEALGLADAALRARLMESYRHLAAYPEAKDVLTRLRGAGVRLAVLSNGAPAMLASAAESAGLAGLLEQVLSVEDVGVYKPHPAVYRLAVDRLGVPAAEIVFVSSNGWDAFGAKAFGYQVAWCNRAGQPAERLPAAPDAEIRSLAELPPLLGLP
- a CDS encoding ArsR/SmtB family transcription factor, which codes for MVQYTERLDTTFAALADATRRGVLERLGRGDASIGELATGFEMTLTGMKKHVRVLEDAGLVTTEKVGRVRSCRLGPRRLEDELAWMAGYRRMLEARLDRLDALLRRTKGRTE